The Micropterus dolomieu isolate WLL.071019.BEF.003 ecotype Adirondacks linkage group LG22, ASM2129224v1, whole genome shotgun sequence genome contains a region encoding:
- the LOC123961526 gene encoding carnitine O-acetyltransferase-like has protein sequence MSPSSQVKVGRVRTMVAGRHLSQQTGLPSVPVPPLQQTCELYLSILEPFLDVDELKRTKELVKDFQKAGGVGERLQRGLERRARSTENWLTDDYVKRDFLTERMSLVVLSNPAIVYPRKVFREKQDQIRPAGSWKDSLHSARAELSPDIYSSAPCADDRLEKGLVLDRPFVPRCAAEYIKGFLDVKTLIDTNTLPAEYMKGKPLCMKQYQQLISSCRVPGLKTDSVVFYAKSSNPPKHITVVHNNQFFALDVYNSDGTPLTCDQLCVQLERICSFSLQTDTEPVGILTTQHRDIWTKAYINLIKDKTNRESVSAIQSSIFTVCLDGAMPPVSEERYRSSVILWLLTGGGSQCNSANRWFDKGLQLIIGEDGICGLNFTHATADGITAITLSEYVIADITRKKPQMMRPAVEPLPIPQKLHFNITPEVTKDIEEAKHEMDILVRNADLSAAVFYDFGKNVMKAHKMSPDAFVQMALQLAYYRMYQRCCPVLEPASLRTFRLGRLAMMNSTSGASASFVKAFDDPRKQNSEKVDLLENALKAHRRNINMAISGHSVFGHLLGLKMQAVEENISMPDLFTDSSYSKAFDFRVSTSQVTLKFGCLPCVGPEDPGIYKVTYSIMDDHIDFMVSTFETSDTCKETNAPLLLQALQDALLDMRTLLDQTPRARP, from the exons ATGTCACCCAGCAGTCAG GTAAAGGTGGGGAGGGTGAGGACTATGGTTGCCGGCAGACACCTGAGCCAGCAGACGGGACTACCCAGCGTGCCCGTCCCCCCTCTGCAGCAGACCTGTGAGCTCTACCTCAGCATCCTGGAGCCCTTCTTGGACGTGGACGAGCTGAAGCGCACAAAAGAGCTGGTGAAGGACTTTCAGAAAGCAGGAGGGGTCGGAGAGAGACTGCAGAGAGGCCTGGAGAGGAGGGCACGCAGCACTGAGAACTGG ttaACAGACGATTATGTGAAGAGAGATTTTCTCACTGAACGGATGTCTTTGGTGGTTCTCTCCAACCCTGCCATAGTTTATCCCCGAAAGGTCTTCAGAGAGAAACAGGATCAGATAAG ACCTGCTGGCTCTTGGAAGGATTCTCTGCACTCTGCCAGAGCTGAGCTCTCTCCTGACATTTACAGCAGTGCTCCATGTGCAGACGACAGACTGGAAAAAGGACTGGTCCTGGACAGACCCTTTGTTCCCAG GTGTGCTGCAGAATACATCAAGGGCTTTTTGGATGTAAAGACTTTGATTGACAC CAATACTCTACCAGCTGAGTACATGAAAGGGAAGCCGCTGTGTATGAAGCAGTACCAGCAGCTGATCTCATCCTGCCGTGTCCCAGGTCTGAAAACGGATTCGGTGGTGTTCTACGCCAAGAGCTCCAACCCCCCAAAACACATCACTGTCGTACACAACAACCAG TTCTTTGCGTTGGATGTGTACAACAGTGACGGGACCCCGCTGACATGTGACCAGCTCTGTGTTCAGCTGGAGAGGATCTGCTCCTTCTCACTACAGACCGACACCGAGCCTGTGGGCATCCTCACCACCCAGCATCGGGACATCTGGACCAAAGCCTATATCAACCTGATCAAGG ATAAGACCAACAGAGAGTCAGTGTCAGCCATCCAAAGCAGCATCTTCACAGTGTGTTTGGACGGAGCGATGCCCCCGGTGTCGGAGGAGAGGTATCGCAGCAGCGTCATCCTCTGGCTCCTGACTGGAGGAGGCAGCCAATGCAACAGTGCCAACCGCTGGTTTGACAAGGGGCTGCAG CTCATTATTGGAGAAGACGGGATATGTGGTTTAAACTTCACACATGCCACTGCTGATGGTATAACCGCAATCACGCTGTCTGAATATGTTATAGCTGACAT AACCAGGAAAAAGCCACAGATGATGCGGCCTGCTGTGGAGCCTTTACCCATACCCCAGAAACTACACTTCAACATCACGCCTGAGGTCACGAAGGATATTGAGGAGGCCAAGCATGAAATGGACAT ACTGGTCCGAAACGCAGATCTGAGCGCTGCAGTGTTTTATGACTTTGGGAAAAATGTCATGAAGGCCCACAAGATGAGCCCCGATGCTTTCGTACAAATGGCTCTCCAGCTGGCCTACTACAG GATGTACCAGCGGTGCTGTCCAGTATTGGAACCTGCCTCCCTGCGAACGTTCAGACTCGGCCGTCTAGCTATGATGAATTCAACCTCCGGAGCCTCAGCTTCCTTCGTCAAGGCCTTCGATGACCCCAGAAAACAG aACTCAGAGAAGGTCGATTTATTGGAGAACGCTTTAAAAGCACACAGACGGAACATTAACATG GCGATCAGCGGACACTCTGTATTCGGACACCTCCTGGGTCTTAAGATGCAGGCTGTTGAGGAAAACATCTCCATGCCTGATCTCTTCACAGACTCCTCCTACTCTAAAGCCTTTGACTTCAGAGTCTCTACCTCTCAG GTAACGTTAAAGTTTGGCTGTCTGCCGTGTGTTGGCCCTGAAGATCCCGGGATCTACAAAGTGACCTACAGCATCATGGACGATCACATTGACTTCATGGTGTCCACTTTTGAAACTTCTGACACCTGCAAAGAAACGAATGCACCCCTTCTGCTCCAAGCCTTGCAGGACGCACTGTTGGACATGAGGACCCTGCTGGACCAAACGCCAAGAGCCAGACCGTGA